From a single Stackebrandtia endophytica genomic region:
- a CDS encoding ATP-binding cassette domain-containing protein — translation MIVSDLSVRLGGNPVLSGVDLTVEAGEWLTVIGPNGAGKSTLLHAMAGLIPATGTVSWNGGGLDGLSRRQRSQRVAVVPQHPVVPPGITVFDYVLLGRTPHIPPLGRESHRDLAIVTRVCERLDLLGFASRHLDTLSGGERQRAFLARALAQLEGAPDTVLLLDEPTSALDIGHQQEVLELVDTLRVDAGFTVVSTMHELSIAGEYADRLVLLAAGGVVAVGSPAQVLTQPLLSEHYGAHIEVIDTASGPVVVPVRPRPASD, via the coding sequence CGACCTGTCGGTGCGTCTGGGAGGTAACCCGGTTCTGTCGGGGGTCGACCTGACCGTCGAGGCGGGGGAGTGGTTGACCGTGATCGGTCCCAACGGTGCCGGAAAGTCGACGCTGTTGCACGCCATGGCCGGTCTGATCCCGGCGACCGGAACCGTCAGCTGGAACGGTGGCGGTCTCGACGGGTTGTCTCGTCGACAGCGTTCTCAGCGGGTCGCGGTGGTGCCGCAGCATCCGGTGGTGCCGCCGGGTATCACCGTGTTCGACTACGTTCTGCTGGGCCGGACCCCGCATATTCCGCCGCTGGGGCGGGAGAGCCATCGGGACCTCGCGATCGTGACGCGGGTGTGTGAGCGTCTCGACCTGCTCGGGTTCGCCTCCCGTCATCTCGACACCCTGTCGGGCGGTGAGCGCCAGCGGGCGTTCCTGGCGCGGGCGTTGGCTCAACTGGAGGGTGCACCCGACACCGTGTTGTTGCTGGACGAGCCCACCAGCGCGCTCGACATCGGGCATCAGCAGGAGGTTCTCGAACTGGTCGACACGTTGCGCGTCGACGCCGGCTTCACGGTCGTGTCGACGATGCACGAACTGTCGATCGCCGGTGAGTACGCCGACCGGTTGGTGTTGCTGGCCGCCGGCGGTGTTGTCGCGGTCGGGTCCCCGGCGCAGGTGCTGACGCAGCCGTTGTTGTCGGAGCACTACGGCGCCCACATCGAGGTCATCGACACCGCGTCTGGCCCGGTCGTGGTGCCGGTGCGACCTCGACCGGCCTCGGACTGA
- a CDS encoding FmdB family zinc ribbon protein, with product MPTYQYTCTNCGNDLEARQSFTDQPLVECPACGESTLRKQFNSVGVVFKGSGFYRTDSRSGSGRELAKNDSAPKSDSKGSDTKSDSKKTESTKSETKKADKPAATASK from the coding sequence GTGCCCACCTACCAATACACCTGCACCAACTGCGGCAACGACCTGGAGGCCAGGCAGTCGTTCACCGACCAGCCGCTGGTCGAGTGTCCCGCATGCGGCGAGAGCACACTGCGCAAGCAGTTCAACTCCGTCGGCGTGGTGTTCAAGGGCAGCGGGTTCTACCGGACCGATTCCCGCAGCGGCTCGGGTCGTGAGCTCGCCAAGAACGACTCGGCGCCGAAGTCGGACTCCAAGGGCTCCGACACCAAGTCGGACTCCAAGAAGACCGAGTCGACGAAGTCGGAGACCAAGAAGGCCGACAAACCGGCCGCGACCGCCAGCAAGTAG
- a CDS encoding 5-formyltetrahydrofolate cyclo-ligase, whose protein sequence is MGFSYQHNDSRAQKVALRRAILAARRNRDPAVRARDDVTVVNTLLATGVESAPTRSPLTVAAYFPLPDEPGAGLPDRLVAAGHRVLLPVLLPDADLDWAPYTGGTVAGARGITQPVEPGLGRSAITRADLVVVPALAVGPTGARLGRGGGSYDRALARVDRSTPVVALLYDGEWPHHVPQEPHDRAVTAVITPTGGLTRLEPR, encoded by the coding sequence ATGGGCTTTTCCTATCAACACAACGATTCCCGTGCCCAGAAAGTCGCGTTGCGGCGAGCAATTCTGGCCGCACGTCGCAATCGCGACCCGGCCGTACGGGCAAGAGACGACGTCACCGTGGTGAACACGCTGCTCGCCACCGGCGTCGAATCAGCTCCGACCCGTTCCCCACTGACGGTCGCGGCGTACTTTCCGTTGCCCGATGAACCGGGCGCCGGGCTGCCCGACCGATTGGTGGCGGCTGGTCACCGAGTGCTGCTTCCCGTGCTGCTTCCCGACGCCGACCTGGATTGGGCACCCTACACCGGTGGCACGGTCGCCGGTGCGCGGGGAATCACCCAACCGGTGGAACCGGGTCTGGGGCGCTCGGCGATCACCCGGGCCGATCTGGTGGTGGTTCCGGCGCTGGCGGTCGGTCCGACCGGCGCCAGGCTGGGGCGCGGTGGCGGCAGCTACGACCGGGCGTTGGCCCGGGTGGATCGGTCGACACCGGTGGTGGCGTTGCTGTACGACGGAGAGTGGCCGCATCACGTGCCGCAGGAGCCACACGACCGAGCGGTGACCGCGGTGATCACTCCGACGGGTGGCCTGACGCGGTTGGAGCCGCGTTAA
- a CDS encoding GGDEF domain-containing protein, protein MPLRARLTAAFLVVVLGPVLLGAVFIGAAVNAVTDGRAVDRLNAAAASVTAVTRNHCDRLTSTAAAIAVLFGEDTAAATAAASHAVTSQRLERVWLSDTDGAVVAEAGVEAAELGNQVQCRQPTSVTGIDTLVAGVEVQDADGRRVGYATAAMRVDAAFLAELAEVSGAEVTVDDGRMPPSSSYTGARSSQARESLRLAESSAESELVVTGDTGLMVRSVPVETGSPVPYVVSLYEDSGRELFGILAVIVVTAALLAVSAAAWLARSATRPMAQLADGAEAIARGDLTVRVPVHGNDELAGLARSFNRMARETQGYVQALTASRDQLRGQLNLLGDTLSSTLDLERILEVIVDTAVVATGARAGVMLLVDADNSQMLAGRIAEGPAEVGTRRTGDIRLPIGEGLLGEVAARTRAIRGTVGGEGMPILSPREPQCRSFLAVPVVSLAGRGGDGVEPAATASGLLGVLAVYDRPGDDEFDDTDLTTLRTFAGQAAVAVGNVLSHREAQRLSLTDPLTGLWNYRYLQVSMAREVERAGRFHRRAAVIVIDLDKFKVVNDTFGHLAGDTVLAEVARRISNEIRDVDLAFRYGGEEFVVLLPEAEVSGAERVAERLWQAVRSEPVSVESAAGQPERVIDVTVSLGVAVFPDHGDDGSQVLSAADEALYAAKAAGRDTWRVAGR, encoded by the coding sequence GTGCCGTTGCGAGCACGGTTGACCGCGGCATTCCTGGTGGTGGTGCTGGGCCCGGTGTTGCTGGGTGCGGTCTTCATCGGTGCCGCTGTCAACGCTGTGACCGATGGCCGTGCCGTGGATCGACTCAATGCCGCCGCCGCCAGCGTCACCGCGGTCACTCGCAACCATTGTGACCGCCTCACCTCCACCGCTGCCGCGATCGCGGTGCTCTTCGGTGAGGATACCGCCGCCGCCACCGCGGCCGCCTCCCACGCGGTCACCAGTCAGCGTCTGGAGCGGGTCTGGTTGAGCGACACCGATGGTGCGGTCGTCGCCGAAGCCGGTGTCGAAGCCGCCGAACTGGGTAACCAGGTGCAATGCCGACAACCGACATCGGTGACTGGAATCGATACTCTCGTTGCCGGCGTTGAGGTCCAGGATGCCGACGGTCGCCGTGTCGGATACGCGACAGCCGCGATGCGTGTCGACGCCGCGTTTCTGGCGGAGTTGGCGGAAGTATCGGGGGCGGAGGTCACCGTCGACGACGGTCGGATGCCGCCGTCCTCCTCCTACACCGGGGCCCGTTCCTCGCAGGCGCGGGAGAGTTTGCGGTTGGCGGAGTCGTCCGCCGAGTCCGAACTGGTCGTGACCGGTGACACCGGGCTCATGGTGCGGTCGGTGCCGGTCGAGACCGGTTCGCCGGTGCCCTATGTGGTGTCGCTGTACGAGGACTCCGGGCGGGAGCTGTTCGGGATTCTCGCGGTCATCGTGGTCACCGCCGCGTTGCTCGCGGTGTCGGCCGCCGCATGGCTGGCCCGTTCCGCCACGCGCCCGATGGCCCAACTGGCCGACGGCGCCGAGGCCATCGCGCGCGGCGATCTGACCGTCCGGGTTCCGGTGCACGGCAACGACGAGCTCGCCGGTCTGGCGCGAAGCTTCAACCGGATGGCCAGGGAGACCCAGGGCTACGTGCAGGCGCTCACCGCCAGCCGTGACCAGTTGCGCGGCCAGCTGAACCTGTTGGGTGACACGCTGTCCAGCACTTTGGACCTGGAGCGGATCCTGGAGGTCATCGTGGACACCGCGGTGGTGGCCACCGGTGCTCGCGCCGGGGTCATGTTGCTGGTCGACGCCGACAACTCCCAGATGTTGGCCGGTCGTATCGCCGAAGGCCCAGCGGAGGTCGGGACCCGCCGCACCGGCGACATTCGACTGCCCATAGGGGAGGGTCTTCTGGGGGAGGTCGCCGCGCGGACGCGTGCCATCCGCGGCACCGTGGGCGGGGAGGGGATGCCGATTCTGAGCCCCCGGGAACCGCAGTGCCGCAGTTTCCTGGCCGTTCCGGTGGTGTCGCTGGCCGGTCGCGGCGGCGACGGCGTCGAGCCGGCGGCGACGGCCTCCGGCCTACTCGGGGTCCTCGCCGTCTACGACCGTCCCGGCGATGACGAGTTCGACGACACCGACCTCACCACGTTGCGTACCTTCGCCGGTCAGGCGGCCGTCGCCGTCGGCAACGTGCTGTCACACCGGGAGGCGCAGCGACTGTCGCTGACCGACCCGCTCACCGGTTTGTGGAACTACCGATATCTGCAAGTCTCCATGGCGCGGGAGGTGGAGCGAGCCGGTCGGTTCCATCGACGCGCCGCGGTGATCGTCATCGATCTCGACAAGTTCAAAGTCGTCAACGACACTTTCGGCCACCTCGCCGGGGACACGGTTCTGGCGGAGGTGGCCAGACGCATCAGCAACGAGATCCGCGACGTCGACCTGGCGTTTCGATACGGCGGTGAGGAGTTCGTGGTGCTGCTGCCCGAAGCGGAGGTCTCCGGTGCCGAACGGGTGGCCGAACGGCTATGGCAGGCGGTCCGATCGGAGCCGGTCAGTGTGGAATCGGCTGCCGGGCAACCGGAACGCGTCATCGACGTGACCGTCTCATTGGGAGTGGCCGTCTTCCCTGATCACGGCGATGACGGATCGCAGGTGTTGTCGGCCGCGGACGAGGCGCTGTACGCCGCGAAAGCCGCCGGCCGCGACACCTGGCGGGTGGCCGGTAGATAA
- a CDS encoding UTP--glucose-1-phosphate uridylyltransferase, whose translation MSAADTTFRIKAVIPAAGIATRFLPATKAVPKELFPVIDRPVLQYVVEEAAGADIRDILLVTGRGKTSMVDHFDRRPDLEQRLIDRGDTARLSAIMEPADLAEIYTCRQAEPLGLGHAVSYAESHVQGEPFAVLLADEFTAPEDGLLQRMIALQAKTGGIVLALLEVPRDQVNRYGVAAIEPTDEPDVVKVTKLVEKPEIDDAPSNLILIGRYILPSAIFDAIRVTEPGKGGEIQLTDAMAAMLANGTPVHGIVFRGTRHDTGEPGGYLRTIIELAMRRDDLASFKDWLTTFVAERNESQM comes from the coding sequence ATGTCAGCTGCCGACACCACCTTTCGCATCAAGGCGGTCATCCCCGCCGCCGGAATCGCCACCCGGTTCCTCCCCGCGACCAAAGCCGTCCCCAAAGAACTGTTCCCGGTGATCGATCGACCGGTTCTGCAATACGTGGTCGAGGAGGCCGCCGGAGCCGACATCCGTGACATCCTGCTGGTCACCGGACGCGGCAAGACCTCCATGGTCGACCATTTCGATCGCCGCCCCGACCTGGAGCAGCGACTCATCGACCGCGGCGACACCGCCCGACTGTCGGCCATCATGGAACCCGCGGACCTCGCCGAGATCTACACCTGTCGACAGGCCGAACCGTTGGGCTTGGGACACGCGGTCTCCTACGCCGAGTCCCATGTCCAAGGTGAACCGTTCGCGGTTCTGCTGGCCGACGAGTTCACCGCACCCGAAGACGGCCTGTTGCAGCGCATGATCGCACTTCAGGCGAAAACCGGGGGTATCGTCCTGGCGCTGCTGGAGGTCCCGCGCGACCAGGTGAATCGGTACGGAGTTGCGGCCATCGAACCCACCGACGAGCCTGACGTGGTTAAGGTGACCAAGTTGGTCGAGAAACCCGAGATCGACGACGCACCCAGCAACCTCATTCTCATCGGTCGATACATCCTTCCATCGGCTATCTTCGATGCCATTCGGGTCACCGAGCCCGGAAAAGGAGGCGAAATCCAGCTCACCGATGCCATGGCCGCCATGTTGGCCAACGGCACCCCGGTCCACGGCATCGTCTTCCGTGGCACCCGGCACGACACCGGCGAACCCGGTGGATATCTACGCACCATCATCGAACTGGCCATGCGGCGCGACGATCTGGCGTCGTTCAAGGATTGGCTGACGACATTTGTGGCGGAACGAAATGAGAGTCAGATGTAA
- the glp gene encoding gephyrin-like molybdotransferase Glp yields the protein MAEFLQGAMAKVRPLPTIDLDLTQACGCVLGADVPAPGPLPAFDHATVDGYAVRLEDVTGASAERPVNLKVLGDVSAASWRPVRLVAGTCFAVAAGAALPSGTDAVIPLNWTDEGMAAVQVIQAPKRGHGLKRTGSERASGEVLAHNGRQVTPQLVALLAAAGVGDIIVRPTPRVVVIATGDELMDTGRVSQPGQLVDVNSHALTAAASEAGAHAYRVGICDDEPEALRAVLDDQTLRADLIITTGGTGTGPGDMVRRTFGRDRTVTFSPVSVYPCNTIGFGTVGPEEVPITCLPGDPGAAMIAFEVLARPIILRLAGAEPVFRPSVRANLIESVSSPVGYREFRPVHVAERRGGGYTVAPLPGGPYTLSSLAEATGLMVLGEKVTTAPAGSTVDILLFDRHR from the coding sequence GTGGCGGAGTTCTTGCAGGGGGCGATGGCCAAGGTCCGGCCACTACCGACCATTGACCTTGATCTGACCCAGGCCTGCGGATGCGTCCTGGGCGCCGACGTACCGGCGCCCGGGCCGCTCCCGGCGTTCGACCATGCCACTGTGGATGGCTACGCGGTGCGGCTGGAGGACGTCACCGGAGCCAGCGCGGAGCGACCGGTCAACCTGAAGGTCCTCGGCGACGTCTCGGCCGCCAGCTGGCGGCCGGTGCGACTGGTGGCGGGCACCTGCTTCGCGGTGGCCGCCGGTGCCGCCCTGCCGTCGGGCACCGACGCGGTCATACCGCTCAACTGGACCGACGAGGGCATGGCCGCGGTCCAGGTGATCCAGGCGCCCAAACGCGGCCACGGCCTGAAACGGACCGGCAGCGAACGCGCCTCGGGAGAGGTGTTGGCGCACAACGGTAGACAGGTGACCCCGCAACTGGTCGCCCTCCTGGCCGCCGCCGGAGTGGGCGACATCATCGTGCGACCCACACCACGGGTCGTGGTCATCGCCACCGGCGACGAGTTGATGGACACCGGTCGCGTCAGCCAACCCGGACAGTTGGTGGACGTCAATTCGCACGCGTTGACCGCCGCCGCCTCCGAGGCCGGTGCTCACGCCTACCGGGTCGGAATCTGCGACGACGAACCGGAGGCACTGCGCGCCGTCCTCGACGACCAGACGCTGCGCGCCGACCTGATCATCACCACCGGTGGCACCGGCACCGGTCCCGGGGACATGGTGCGACGCACCTTCGGGCGCGACCGCACCGTGACGTTCTCACCGGTGTCGGTCTACCCGTGCAACACGATCGGTTTCGGCACGGTGGGGCCCGAGGAGGTGCCGATCACCTGCCTGCCGGGTGACCCCGGGGCCGCGATGATCGCCTTCGAGGTGCTGGCCAGGCCGATCATCCTGCGGTTGGCCGGTGCCGAACCGGTGTTTCGGCCCAGCGTGCGGGCCAACCTGATCGAATCGGTCTCCTCACCGGTGGGCTACCGGGAGTTTCGGCCGGTTCACGTCGCCGAACGGCGTGGCGGCGGGTACACAGTGGCGCCGCTGCCTGGCGGTCCGTACACTTTGTCGAGCTTGGCGGAGGCTACCGGACTGATGGTTCTGGGGGAGAAGGTCACGACGGCCCCCGCCGGCTCCACCGTTGACATATTGCTATTCGATAGGCATCGATGA